The following are encoded together in the Bacillus cereus group sp. RP43 genome:
- a CDS encoding serine hydrolase, translated as MKRLKWGRLTILLVVILGICWFFFQGVQKSETNVDTQPLQVAELPKTGLSEKVVPPKYIPPEIDAKAAIIIDASNGEVIYQNNENEAVAPASMSKMMTAYLVLESIHNGKVRWEDPVKISAKSAQTEGAKIPMQVDDTLTVKDLYQALMIESANNSAVALAEHIAKTEKNFVQLMNEKAQRLEMSDKAKFANASGLQEPDGSETKMTAADVAKLAYHLIKDYPEILEVTHLRQSQLAFNNVNVTSTNEMLNKNNKALYIEGIDGLKTGFTDSAGYCFTGTAKQGDNRIITVVMGTKSKTKRFTETNKLMFYAFQLLN; from the coding sequence ATGAAGCGGTTAAAATGGGGAAGATTAACAATCCTATTAGTAGTAATTCTGGGTATATGTTGGTTCTTTTTCCAAGGAGTTCAAAAGAGTGAAACAAATGTAGATACTCAGCCTTTACAAGTGGCAGAGCTACCTAAAACAGGGCTATCTGAAAAAGTAGTTCCACCAAAATATATACCACCAGAAATTGATGCAAAAGCAGCTATTATTATCGATGCGAGTAATGGAGAAGTTATTTATCAAAATAATGAAAATGAAGCTGTTGCCCCTGCTAGTATGTCAAAAATGATGACAGCATATCTCGTTTTAGAGAGTATACATAATGGGAAAGTCCGCTGGGAAGATCCAGTGAAAATAAGTGCGAAATCGGCACAAACAGAGGGTGCAAAAATCCCAATGCAAGTAGATGATACATTAACTGTTAAGGACTTATATCAAGCGTTAATGATTGAATCGGCTAATAATTCGGCTGTCGCTTTAGCAGAACATATAGCTAAGACGGAAAAAAACTTTGTTCAACTTATGAATGAAAAAGCCCAGCGGTTAGAAATGTCAGATAAAGCTAAATTCGCGAATGCTTCCGGATTACAGGAGCCCGACGGAAGTGAAACAAAAATGACAGCAGCTGACGTAGCAAAATTAGCGTATCATCTTATAAAAGACTACCCAGAGATATTAGAAGTGACTCACTTACGTCAAAGTCAGTTAGCATTTAATAATGTTAATGTTACAAGCACAAATGAGATGTTAAACAAAAATAATAAAGCTTTATATATAGAAGGAATAGACGGATTAAAAACAGGATTTACAGATAGCGCAGGGTATTGTTTTACAGGTACTGCAAAACAAGGCGATAATCGCATTATTACAGTTGTTATGGGGACAAAAAGTAAAACAAAACGTTTTACAGAAACAAATAAATTAATGTTCTATGCA
- a CDS encoding LD-carboxypeptidase: protein MILPKALKYGDTIGIYSPSSPVTFTSPKRFERAKLYLQKKGFHILEGSLTGQYDYYRSGSIKDRAEELNELIRNPNVSCIMSTIGGMNSNSLLPYIDYASFQKNSKIMIGYSDATALLLGIYAKTGIPTFYGPALVPSFGEFEPFVDCTYKYFADTLLTDQHLPYNINQPLFWSDEFINWEEKTKEKDLRPNNWISVIGGKATGRIIGGNLNTLQGIWGSPYMPRIQEGDILFIEDSSKDAATIERSFSLLKINGVFDKVSGIILGKHEQFDDCGTNRKPYEILLEVLQNQKLPFLADFDCCHTHPMITLPIGIQVEMDATNKTIQIIEQWKI, encoded by the coding sequence ATGATACTTCCAAAAGCATTAAAATATGGCGATACAATTGGTATCTACTCTCCTTCTTCACCAGTAACCTTTACTTCTCCAAAGCGATTTGAGCGAGCAAAATTATACTTACAAAAGAAAGGATTTCATATATTAGAAGGTTCACTAACAGGTCAATATGATTATTATCGTTCAGGGAGCATTAAAGATCGCGCTGAGGAACTAAATGAATTGATTAGAAACCCTAACGTTTCTTGTATCATGTCGACAATTGGGGGAATGAATTCAAATTCATTATTACCTTATATTGATTATGCTTCTTTTCAAAAAAACTCTAAAATAATGATTGGCTATTCAGATGCAACAGCGTTATTATTAGGAATTTATGCAAAAACAGGAATCCCTACATTTTATGGTCCAGCACTCGTTCCTTCTTTTGGTGAATTTGAGCCTTTCGTAGATTGCACATACAAATATTTTGCGGATACTTTATTAACTGATCAACACCTTCCTTACAACATAAACCAGCCGTTATTTTGGTCAGATGAATTTATTAATTGGGAAGAAAAAACGAAAGAAAAAGATCTTCGACCGAACAATTGGATTTCAGTAATTGGCGGAAAAGCTACTGGACGTATTATTGGTGGAAATTTAAACACTTTACAAGGTATTTGGGGCAGCCCCTATATGCCACGTATTCAAGAAGGTGACATTCTCTTTATTGAAGATAGCTCAAAAGATGCAGCTACTATCGAAAGAAGTTTTTCATTACTTAAAATTAACGGCGTTTTTGATAAAGTTTCAGGTATCATCCTTGGAAAACATGAGCAATTTGATGATTGTGGTACAAATAGAAAACCTTACGAAATATTATTAGAAGTATTACAAAATCAAAAACTTCCTTTTCTAGCCGATTTTGATTGTTGTCATACTCATCCAATGATTACTTTGCCAATAGGTATTCAAGTAGAGATGGATGCAACAAATAAAACGATACAAATTATAGAACAGTGGAAAATCTAA
- a CDS encoding EamA family transporter: MKPTIKNYVFLHVAFLIYSIIMVYMKWAAQFPIASISFFIAYFGLVVLLFGYAILWQQVIKNFEISRAYSHRGIIILWSMLWSVFLFGDTIQWNHILGAAIIIVGIVVVTKDE; this comes from the coding sequence ATGAAACCAACTATTAAAAACTATGTATTTTTACATGTGGCCTTCTTGATATATTCTATCATTATGGTTTACATGAAATGGGCAGCTCAATTCCCTATTGCATCAATTTCATTTTTTATTGCTTACTTTGGACTTGTTGTACTTTTATTCGGATATGCAATTCTATGGCAACAAGTCATTAAGAATTTTGAAATTTCTAGAGCATATTCACACCGTGGGATTATAATACTATGGTCAATGCTTTGGTCAGTATTCCTTTTTGGAGATACGATACAGTGGAATCACATACTTGGCGCAGCTATTATTATCGTCGGAATTGTGGTGGTGACAAAAGATGAATAG
- a CDS encoding EamA family transporter, which produces MNSYMLLLIFGIVLANYSQILLKKATLQQYDSRLKEYVNPYVIIGYSLFVLNAGLNIIALKGLSINQVSALESLSYIIILIFGWYFLGERITKRKVLGNIIILIGVVVYFIK; this is translated from the coding sequence ATGAATAGTTATATGCTATTGTTGATTTTTGGAATCGTTTTAGCCAATTACTCACAAATTTTATTAAAAAAAGCTACTTTACAGCAATATGATTCTAGATTAAAAGAATATGTAAATCCGTATGTTATTATCGGTTACTCTTTATTTGTACTTAACGCAGGGCTCAATATTATTGCCTTAAAGGGCCTATCAATAAATCAAGTCTCTGCATTAGAGTCATTAAGTTATATCATCATATTAATTTTCGGTTGGTATTTCTTAGGAGAGAGAATAACAAAAAGAAAAGTCCTTGGGAATATTATCATCTTAATAGGCGTTGTTGTATATTTTATAAAATAA
- a CDS encoding DUF6376 family protein encodes MKFTKTMLLSIVVSIGLMGCSLVEEGKNSIDYAQKATDYVNEISAFANEAPALAEKAVNDGEARKELETKLTEIKQDIPAFNELTPPDVAKDLHQQIVGYNEKLNTLIDTSMQKIEEGKMNVEQFKNSELMQTIEQVQDLKDKVQNLGQ; translated from the coding sequence ATGAAGTTTACAAAAACAATGTTACTTTCAATTGTAGTTTCAATTGGTTTGATGGGATGTTCGCTAGTAGAGGAAGGGAAGAACTCCATAGATTACGCTCAAAAAGCGACAGACTATGTAAATGAAATAAGTGCATTTGCAAACGAAGCACCAGCATTGGCTGAAAAAGCTGTTAATGATGGAGAAGCTCGAAAAGAATTAGAAACGAAACTTACTGAAATTAAACAAGATATACCAGCTTTTAATGAATTAACACCACCGGATGTAGCGAAGGATCTTCACCAGCAAATCGTCGGGTATAATGAAAAGTTAAATACATTAATTGATACATCTATGCAAAAGATAGAGGAAGGAAAAATGAATGTAGAGCAGTTTAAAAACTCTGAGCTTATGCAGACGATAGAACAAGTTCAGGATTTAAAAGATAAGGTTCAAAATTTAGGGCAATAA
- the cydC gene encoding thiol reductant ABC exporter subunit CydC — protein MSNWIKPHIQQNKGRMTLTIFLGLLGVSSGAMLLFISGYLISKSALRPENVMAVYVPIVATRAFSIGQAVFHYLERLVGHDVVLRILEKMRTKLYRIVEPQALFLRSRFQTGDVLGVLSDDIEHLQNLYLRTIFPSILALVVYSIFVLVIGAFDLVFALIAACMLAVIVFLLPFVSLLLMKRHHVALKRGRNRLYQQLTDAVFGLSDWQASGRKDEFINAYVEQNVQLLKTEKRVKRWYHIRDSIIHLIVGLVVISMIMWTGNQSASEQIAPTVIAAFVLMTLSVTNALIPISDAIDRIPSYVESVNRLNGVESDSVLDDDKELPGDKEYVVPKHVDIELSNVSYNYPNSNESVLKDVSLQIKAGKKIAILGRSGTGKSTLLKLLTGALRPVNGQVILNGEQAHTDFLSKYISVLNQKPHLFDTTIGNNVRIGKPEANDEEIWKALEKAQLAPHIASLPDGLQTKMHEMGKRFSGGERQRVAFARTLMQEASIIVLDEPTIGLDPKTELALIETMFSATEEKTVIWITHHLVGIEHVDEVIFLDGGKITMQGSHEQLLKENEKYRRLYELDKGI, from the coding sequence ATGAGTAACTGGATTAAACCTCATATACAGCAAAATAAAGGTAGAATGACGTTGACTATTTTCCTTGGGCTTCTTGGAGTTAGTTCAGGTGCGATGTTACTTTTCATTTCAGGTTATTTAATTTCTAAATCTGCTCTCAGACCAGAAAATGTAATGGCTGTATATGTTCCTATTGTTGCAACGCGTGCGTTTAGTATAGGGCAAGCTGTCTTTCATTATTTAGAGCGTTTAGTAGGGCATGACGTCGTTCTACGAATTTTAGAAAAAATGAGGACGAAACTATATAGAATTGTAGAACCACAGGCGTTATTTTTACGCTCTCGATTTCAAACTGGTGATGTATTAGGTGTATTGTCTGATGATATAGAACATTTACAGAATCTATATTTACGTACAATATTCCCTAGTATATTAGCATTAGTTGTATATAGCATTTTCGTACTTGTTATCGGTGCATTTGACTTAGTATTTGCACTTATCGCAGCTTGTATGTTAGCTGTTATTGTTTTTCTTCTTCCATTCGTATCACTACTTTTGATGAAACGACATCATGTTGCTCTGAAGCGAGGAAGAAATCGTTTGTATCAACAATTGACAGATGCTGTATTTGGGTTATCTGATTGGCAGGCAAGTGGTAGAAAAGATGAATTTATTAATGCGTATGTAGAGCAAAATGTCCAGTTGTTAAAGACAGAAAAGAGAGTGAAACGCTGGTACCACATTCGAGACAGTATCATTCATTTAATAGTCGGCCTTGTAGTTATTTCAATGATTATGTGGACTGGAAATCAATCAGCAAGTGAACAAATTGCACCTACTGTTATCGCAGCCTTCGTATTAATGACGTTATCAGTGACAAATGCGCTTATCCCTATATCAGATGCTATCGATCGAATTCCATCTTATGTAGAATCTGTTAATCGGCTTAATGGCGTAGAAAGTGATAGTGTTTTGGATGATGATAAGGAGTTACCTGGAGATAAAGAATACGTTGTACCAAAACATGTAGATATTGAACTGAGTAATGTGTCGTATAATTACCCGAATAGTAATGAATCCGTATTAAAAGATGTATCATTGCAAATAAAGGCTGGAAAGAAAATTGCTATTTTAGGTAGAAGTGGAACAGGGAAATCTACTTTACTAAAATTGTTAACTGGGGCACTACGTCCGGTGAATGGCCAAGTCATATTGAATGGTGAACAAGCTCATACGGATTTTTTGTCAAAATATATTTCTGTATTAAACCAAAAACCACATTTATTCGATACGACAATTGGAAATAATGTGCGGATTGGTAAACCAGAGGCTAATGATGAAGAGATATGGAAAGCTTTAGAGAAAGCACAGCTAGCACCGCATATTGCTTCTCTTCCGGATGGGTTACAAACAAAAATGCATGAAATGGGAAAGAGGTTTTCTGGCGGAGAAAGACAAAGGGTAGCATTTGCAAGAACTCTTATGCAAGAAGCATCGATCATTGTCCTTGATGAACCGACTATCGGTTTAGATCCTAAAACGGAATTAGCCTTAATAGAAACAATGTTTTCTGCAACAGAAGAAAAGACTGTTATTTGGATTACACATCATCTTGTAGGAATTGAACATGTAGATGAAGTTATTTTCCTTGATGGTGGTAAAATTACGATGCAAGGTAGTCACGAACAGTTACTGAAAGAAAATGAGAAATATCGTAGGTTATACGAGCTTGATAAAGGTATATAA
- the cydD gene encoding thiol reductant ABC exporter subunit CydD: protein MKRKRGLPSYPGSRVLYVTLSLISILEACSIIAQTVFLARAITFLFQGETVQAVLNETVYFGIMFATRQMLVRASQILVERFAEKTGLALRKQLIEAYFTLGPRFVQTNGTGHLVTLSIEGIEKFKTYIELTIPKMIRSSIVPGLIVLYVFTLDIKSGIILVVTIPIVIIFMILLGLAAQKMADSQYETYRVLSNHFVDTLKGLETLKYLGKSKKHEGKIEKVSKRYRKATMRTLRVAFLSSFALDFFTSLSIAFVAVGLGIRLIDGTIILLPALTILILAPEYFLPIKQVGANYHATLDGQLAMEQIEEILQKQKEIEKKDSNVDIVWNSSSSLKLQDVKVNNDESEKAILEGIDFTWQGNGAIGIIGESGAGKSTLIDVLAGFLPPSGGKMLVNGVEVDESTREDWQKNIAYIPQQPYIFPLSLKDNICFYETNTLDEEVERVINEVGLRSLVASLPQGMYERIGEGGRMLSGGQEQRVAMARALLSKKPIILLDEPTAHLDIETEFEIKQSMLRLFEGKLVFLATHRLHWMEQMDHILILNKGEIKESGTYEELLKNETLHFHREERGER, encoded by the coding sequence ATGAAAAGAAAAAGAGGACTTCCGTCGTATCCTGGTAGCCGAGTTTTATATGTAACTTTAAGTCTTATTAGCATTTTAGAGGCGTGTAGTATCATTGCGCAGACAGTGTTTTTAGCACGAGCAATCACATTTTTATTTCAAGGAGAAACAGTGCAAGCTGTGCTAAATGAAACTGTTTATTTTGGAATCATGTTTGCAACACGTCAAATGTTGGTGCGAGCATCGCAAATATTGGTTGAGCGTTTTGCTGAAAAAACAGGATTGGCATTACGTAAACAGTTAATAGAAGCATATTTTACATTAGGGCCGAGATTTGTCCAAACGAATGGGACTGGCCATCTGGTTACTTTATCGATAGAAGGTATTGAGAAATTTAAAACATACATTGAATTGACAATTCCTAAAATGATTAGAAGTAGTATCGTACCAGGACTAATTGTTCTATATGTTTTTACACTAGACATTAAGTCTGGAATCATTTTAGTTGTAACGATTCCGATTGTGATCATATTTATGATTCTTCTAGGGTTAGCAGCGCAGAAAATGGCGGATAGCCAATACGAGACATATCGTGTACTTTCTAATCATTTTGTAGATACGTTAAAAGGATTAGAAACATTAAAGTATTTAGGGAAAAGTAAAAAGCACGAAGGAAAGATTGAAAAAGTAAGTAAACGATATAGAAAAGCAACGATGCGTACTTTGCGAGTTGCTTTTCTTTCTTCTTTTGCATTAGATTTCTTTACGAGTTTATCAATTGCATTTGTAGCAGTCGGATTAGGGATACGGTTAATAGATGGAACGATAATACTGTTACCAGCTCTTACGATTTTAATTTTAGCTCCGGAATATTTTCTGCCAATAAAACAAGTTGGAGCGAATTATCATGCTACATTAGATGGACAACTTGCAATGGAGCAAATAGAAGAAATTTTACAGAAACAAAAAGAAATAGAAAAGAAAGATTCAAATGTAGATATAGTATGGAATTCTTCTAGTAGCTTGAAATTACAAGATGTAAAAGTAAATAATGATGAATCTGAAAAGGCTATATTAGAGGGAATTGATTTTACTTGGCAAGGTAACGGTGCTATAGGCATTATTGGTGAAAGTGGGGCAGGGAAATCAACGTTAATCGATGTGTTAGCAGGATTTCTCCCTCCTTCGGGTGGGAAGATGTTAGTAAATGGTGTGGAAGTTGATGAATCTACTCGAGAAGATTGGCAAAAAAATATTGCTTATATTCCGCAACAACCTTATATTTTTCCACTTTCGTTAAAAGATAATATTTGTTTCTATGAAACGAATACACTTGATGAAGAAGTTGAGAGAGTTATAAATGAAGTGGGCCTTCGTTCGCTCGTTGCATCATTACCACAAGGGATGTACGAAAGGATTGGAGAAGGTGGACGTATGCTTAGTGGCGGACAAGAACAACGTGTCGCTATGGCACGTGCACTTTTAAGTAAAAAGCCAATCATTTTATTAGATGAACCTACAGCACATCTTGATATTGAAACTGAATTTGAAATAAAGCAATCGATGTTACGTCTGTTTGAAGGTAAGTTAGTATTTCTTGCAACGCATCGTCTGCATTGGATGGAGCAAATGGATCATATTCTTATTTTAAATAAAGGGGAAATTAAAGAAAGTGGAACATATGAAGAACTTTTAAAGAATGAGACATTACATTTTCATAGGGAAGAGAGGGGAGAGCGATGA
- the cydB gene encoding cytochrome d ubiquinol oxidase subunit II, which yields MLSLNELWFLIISTLFVGFFVLEGFDFGVGIVSRFLGKNDLEKRIYLNTIGPFWHANEVWLVCAGGAMFAAFPHWYATLFSGFYIPFVFMLLALIIRGVSFKFRAKIENHKWKSFWDWGMFIGSMLPPILWGVAIANFMTGVPIDESKNMVGGFMKLLHPFALLGGVMFLLLCIVHGLQFLTIRTTGKLRERARIAATKIAPFALITLLVFAGVGLWKTDIFTAHGSEWLMVPIGAFVALFVSTLLNKRRRDGWAFFMTSLTIILLSASVFIGMFPRVMISSLGAVNDLTIYNAASGPYALKLMSYFSLAILPFVIGSQIWSFYVFRQPVKSDKDLEY from the coding sequence ATGTTATCTCTTAATGAGTTATGGTTTCTAATTATTTCAACCTTATTCGTTGGATTCTTTGTACTTGAAGGTTTCGATTTTGGTGTAGGAATCGTTTCAAGGTTTTTAGGAAAGAATGATTTGGAAAAGCGTATATATTTAAATACAATTGGACCGTTTTGGCACGCAAATGAAGTATGGCTTGTTTGCGCTGGTGGCGCTATGTTTGCGGCATTTCCGCACTGGTATGCAACTTTATTTAGTGGGTTCTACATTCCATTTGTGTTTATGCTTCTTGCTTTAATTATAAGAGGCGTTTCCTTTAAATTCCGTGCGAAAATAGAAAACCATAAGTGGAAAAGTTTCTGGGATTGGGGCATGTTTATTGGAAGTATGTTACCTCCTATACTTTGGGGAGTTGCAATCGCAAACTTTATGACAGGTGTACCAATTGATGAAAGTAAAAATATGGTAGGCGGATTTATGAAATTACTTCACCCATTTGCGTTACTTGGAGGAGTTATGTTTCTTCTTCTATGTATTGTTCATGGTTTGCAATTTCTTACTATACGTACAACAGGAAAATTACGAGAACGCGCACGTATTGCCGCAACAAAGATTGCACCTTTTGCATTAATAACACTGCTTGTTTTTGCAGGTGTAGGGTTATGGAAAACAGATATTTTCACCGCACATGGTTCAGAGTGGCTAATGGTTCCGATCGGAGCTTTTGTAGCGCTATTTGTTTCTACTTTATTAAATAAAAGAAGAAGAGATGGTTGGGCCTTCTTTATGACAAGTTTAACAATCATTTTGCTAAGTGCAAGTGTGTTCATCGGTATGTTCCCACGTGTCATGATTAGCTCATTAGGAGCGGTAAATGATTTGACAATTTATAATGCAGCATCAGGACCTTATGCATTAAAACTGATGAGCTATTTCTCTCTTGCTATTTTACCGTTTGTTATCGGTAGTCAAATATGGAGTTTCTATGTATTTAGACAACCTGTTAAGTCAGACAAAGATTTGGAGTACTAA
- the cydA gene encoding cytochrome ubiquinol oxidase subunit I, whose product METLELARIQFASTTIFHYFFVPLSIGLAFIIALMQTLYVVKGQEVYKKMTKFWTQIFLVNFAVGVVTGILQEFQFGMNWSTYSRFVGDVFGPSLAIEGLLAFFIESTFLGLWVFGEDKLPKRVHLLCIWLLSIGTMLSAFWILTASAFMQSPVGYEMAADGRAQMNDFLAIIQNPQLWVQFPHTITAALATGAFFIAGVSAWKIAKQQETEVFKKSFRVSIVVGTISTALVLFFGHAQAQNLIKTHPMKMAAAEALWNTSEDPAPFTVFAKIDTEKKENSFEIQIPYMLSLLSYDKFSGQVEGMNQIQKQYEEKYGPGDYIPPVHTMFWSFRAMVMSGTFMLLLGVYGWFLSRKDRLAEKTWYLKLMVYAIALPFIGNTVGWIMTEMGRQPWVVFGVMKTEDAVSPNVTFGEVLFSLVSFTSLYVIIGGITVYLFVRIIKGHSNKKVKKDYQSHDPFDKEEEYVIS is encoded by the coding sequence ATGGAAACGCTCGAATTGGCACGAATACAATTTGCATCTACAACGATTTTTCATTACTTTTTCGTTCCGCTATCTATTGGTTTAGCTTTTATCATTGCGTTAATGCAAACGTTGTATGTGGTAAAGGGGCAAGAAGTTTATAAGAAAATGACAAAGTTTTGGACACAAATATTCCTTGTTAACTTTGCAGTAGGTGTTGTAACAGGTATTTTACAAGAATTCCAGTTTGGTATGAACTGGTCAACATATTCACGTTTTGTAGGTGATGTTTTCGGACCATCACTGGCAATTGAAGGTTTATTAGCATTTTTCATTGAGTCTACATTCCTAGGTTTATGGGTATTCGGTGAGGATAAACTTCCGAAGCGAGTTCACCTTTTATGTATTTGGCTCCTTTCAATAGGAACAATGTTATCAGCATTTTGGATTTTAACTGCAAGTGCATTTATGCAGTCCCCGGTAGGATATGAAATGGCTGCAGATGGACGTGCGCAGATGAATGATTTCTTGGCGATTATTCAAAATCCACAACTATGGGTGCAATTCCCGCATACAATTACAGCGGCACTTGCAACAGGCGCATTCTTTATTGCTGGTGTTAGTGCATGGAAAATTGCAAAACAACAGGAGACTGAGGTGTTTAAGAAGTCTTTCAGAGTTTCTATCGTTGTTGGAACAATTTCAACAGCATTGGTATTATTTTTCGGTCATGCACAAGCGCAAAATTTAATTAAGACACATCCGATGAAAATGGCAGCAGCTGAAGCATTATGGAATACGAGTGAGGATCCAGCGCCATTTACAGTATTTGCGAAAATTGATACAGAGAAGAAAGAAAATTCGTTTGAAATTCAAATCCCTTATATGCTAAGTCTATTGTCATACGATAAATTTAGTGGTCAAGTTGAAGGGATGAATCAAATTCAAAAACAATATGAAGAAAAATATGGACCTGGAGATTATATTCCGCCAGTACATACTATGTTCTGGAGTTTTAGAGCGATGGTAATGAGTGGAACATTCATGCTTCTTCTAGGAGTATACGGCTGGTTCTTATCAAGAAAAGATCGTTTAGCTGAAAAAACTTGGTATTTAAAATTAATGGTATATGCAATTGCACTTCCGTTTATCGGAAATACAGTAGGTTGGATTATGACTGAAATGGGACGTCAGCCTTGGGTTGTCTTCGGTGTTATGAAAACAGAAGATGCAGTATCTCCAAATGTAACATTTGGAGAAGTATTATTCTCTCTTGTTTCATTCACATCACTATATGTAATTATTGGAGGCATTACTGTTTACTTATTCGTTCGTATCATTAAAGGGCATTCGAATAAGAAAGTGAAAAAGGATTATCAAAGCCATGATCCATTTGATAAGGAGGAAGAGTATGTTATCTCTTAA
- a CDS encoding LLM class flavin-dependent oxidoreductase — translation MEKYRIDTSKGIEFGLYSIGDHILNPHNGSKISAEKRIHELIETAKLADKAGIDVFAVGESHQAHFTTQAHTVILGAIAQATKNIKIASSATVLSTSDPVRVYEDFATIDLISNGRAEIVAGRGSRIGGYSLLGYDVNYYEELFEEKMDLLLKINKEESVTWKGQFRTPLEHAAIIPRAKNNNMPIWRAVGGPPASAIKAGRAGVPMMLTTLGGPAVNFKVSVDAYREAAQQSGIDPATLPIATTSLFYTAENSQDALSEYYPHINAGMLALRGGGYPKQQFTNAVDQRDALMIGSPQQIIEKMLYQYELFGQQRFMAQIDFGGVPFDKIEKNIELIATEIMPVVRKYTTK, via the coding sequence ATGGAAAAATACCGTATTGATACAAGTAAAGGAATTGAATTTGGATTATATTCAATTGGAGATCATATTTTAAATCCACATAATGGTTCGAAAATAAGTGCAGAAAAAAGAATTCATGAACTAATTGAAACAGCTAAGTTAGCAGATAAAGCCGGAATTGATGTGTTTGCTGTCGGTGAAAGTCATCAAGCGCATTTTACAACGCAAGCTCATACAGTTATTTTAGGAGCCATTGCACAAGCTACGAAAAATATTAAAATCGCGAGTTCTGCAACAGTATTAAGTACGTCAGATCCGGTTCGTGTATATGAGGACTTTGCCACAATCGATTTGATTTCTAATGGTCGTGCTGAAATCGTTGCTGGTCGTGGATCTCGTATTGGAGGATATAGTTTACTTGGTTACGATGTAAATTATTATGAAGAACTATTTGAAGAGAAGATGGATCTTTTATTAAAAATAAATAAAGAAGAAAGTGTAACATGGAAAGGGCAGTTTAGAACACCACTTGAACATGCGGCAATTATACCGAGAGCTAAAAATAACAATATGCCAATTTGGCGTGCTGTCGGAGGACCGCCTGCTAGTGCGATTAAGGCAGGACGCGCAGGTGTACCAATGATGCTTACGACACTTGGTGGCCCAGCTGTTAATTTTAAAGTTTCGGTTGATGCATATCGTGAAGCTGCTCAGCAAAGTGGTATTGATCCAGCAACATTACCAATTGCGACAACAAGTTTATTTTATACAGCAGAAAATTCACAAGATGCACTTAGTGAATATTATCCTCATATTAATGCTGGTATGCTTGCACTACGCGGTGGTGGGTATCCAAAACAACAATTTACTAATGCAGTAGATCAACGTGACGCGTTAATGATTGGTAGCCCGCAACAAATTATTGAAAAAATGCTTTATCAATATGAATTATTTGGACAGCAACGTTTTATGGCACAGATTGATTTTGGCGGTGTACCATTTGATAAGATTGAGAAAAACATTGAATTAATTGCTACTGAAATTATGCCAGTTGTTAGAAAATATACAACGAAATAA